A single Lactuca sativa cultivar Salinas chromosome 8, Lsat_Salinas_v11, whole genome shotgun sequence DNA region contains:
- the LOC128127530 gene encoding uncharacterized protein LOC128127530, whose amino-acid sequence MRMFRFSLQADTFRLVSSYTTTKEIWDRLKELYSTDEDLEHSIQTLLLSDFGAFTQKPEEKLIQTFDCFNHLLSKLMRYGIERNLIEQKVTFMNGLRPEWMAVVSSVKAHEQFKSYSLAKLIGILKSHESVVSKEAKVVSSVGSLALVSISKSVVDEEEESDMSDCDLTNEEYAMMEHIIDDKFGGVEVWSTDSEDEEVCRPSHGRAYVAREGVTESAGRCLMVTIESKHEEAKLKEDKCFAAKPVSERISDCDQLIKKKFDSSNAKLSSENKMNLETTSKFDEESEMSEILVEDEIDCSEFLKRITKKQTRKLTSVVDKDNTEGCDNYLWSAPIDNADETVGMSERTSWRVKGRYVVEPINKPSSFDKPSSNGTKEIPNEPLKASNESSTTTEAHTKKNDPKANIHLNQEQLAEQKRQRNKRYMTNLNERKQFWQSQNPTYVRSEKASNQKIKKGAQINHCQSCSQENRRNCFGTNNSDHKNQKSSFGPNSYYAKNRKSSFGPNTGAQNQKTSFGPKSDPPNSQPNSNPVKDIKGKGRREELREFWSLKDGGCVKYGNNSYGTIKGYGIITNGKFSIRKVDYVEGLQHNLISVSQLVVGTGLKVSFDDEGSEIVEKKSKKVLLKTMRKGEMYPLNINPIRGKPAVCLLTKVNLDESWLWHL is encoded by the exons ATGAGAATGTTCAGATTCTCTTTGCAAGCCGACACTTTTCGTTTAGTAAGTTCATACACTAcaactaaagaaatatgggataggttgaaagaattATATTCAACCGATGAGGATCTAGAGCACTCCATCCAAACCCTATTGCTCTCTGATTTTGGTGCTTTCACACAAAAACCTGAAGAGAAACTCATTCAAACATTTGATTGTTTCAACCATCTACTTAGCAAGTTGATGAGGTATGGTATTGAAAGGAACTTAATAGAACAAAAGGTTACATTCATGAACGGattaagacccgaatggatggcagtGGTCTCGTCTGTAAAGGCACACGAGCAATTTAAGTCCTACTCGTTAGCGAAATTGATAGGTATACTTAAATCTCATGAAAGTGTGGTGTCTAAGGAAGCGAAAGTAGTTTCGAGTGTGGGTTCTCTGGCCCTTGTTTCTATAAGCAAGAGTGTGGTAGACGAAGAGGAAGAATCTGATATGTCAGACTGCGATCTGACTAAtgaagaatatgcaatgatg gaacaTATTATTGATGATAAGTTTGGTGGAGTAGAAGTATGGTCTACAGACTCTGAAGACGAAGAGGTATGCAGACCCTCACATGGAAGAGCTTATGTGGCGAGAGAAGGAGTTACTGAGTCGGCTGGTAGATGCTTAATGGTGACAATCGAAAGTAAGCATGAGGAAGCGAAGCTTAAGGAAGACAAATGTTTCGCTGCCAAGCCTGTGAGTGAAAGGATCAGCGATTGTGatcagttgatcaaaaag AAGTTTGACTCAtccaatgccaaattaagttcagagaATAAAATGAATTTAGAAACCACTTCTAAATTTGATGAGGAAAGTGAAATGAGTGAAATTTTAGTAGAGGACGAGATTGATTGTTCAGAATTTCTCAAGA GAATAACTAAGAAACAAACGAGAAAGTTGACCTCCGTGGTTGATAAAGATAACACTGAAGGTTGTGACAACTACTTATGGTCTGCTCCaatagacaatgcagacgaaacggttGGCATGTCGGAGCGAACCTCATGGAGAGTCAAGGGTAGATACGTGGTTGAACCCATCAACAAGCCCTCAAGCTTTGATAAGCCCAGTTCAAATGGTACAAAAGAAATACCAAACGAACCACTAAAAGCTTCCAACGAATCATCAACAACAACCGAAGCTCATACGAAGAAAAATGATCCTAAGGCCAACATACACTTGAATCAAGAACAACTTGCTGAGCAGAAACGCCAGAGGAACAAAAGATACATGACGAACCTCAATGAGAGAAAACaattttggcaatcccaaaacCCCACTTATGTTCGCTCTGAAAAAGCTTCTAATCAGAAGATAAAAAAGGGAGCACAAATCAATCACTGCCAGTCATGCAGTCAGGAGAACCGAAGAAATTGTTTCGGTACTAATAATAGTGATCACAAGAACCAAAAGTCAAGTTTCGGTCCCAACTCTTACTATGCCAAAAACCGAAAGTCCAGTTTCGGTCCCAACACAGGTGCTCAGAACCAAAAGACAAGTTTCGGTCCTAAATCCGATCCTCCTAACTCTCAACCAAACTCAAACCCCGTGAAGGATATCAAAGGAAAGG gaaggagggAAGAGCTTAGGGAGTTTTGGTCCcttaaggatggtggatgtgtAAAATATGGAAACAACTCTTATGGCACGATCAAAGGATATGGGATTATTACAAATGGCAAATTTTCAATTCGTAAAGTAGATTATGTGGAAGGATTACAGCATAATCTAATTAGTGTCTCTCAATTAGTTGTGGGAACTGGATtaaaggtttcattcgatgacGAGGGTTCAGAGATCGTCGAAAAGAAATCTAAGAAAGTCTTGTTGAAAACCATGCGCAAAGGCGAGATGTATCCACTGAATATCAATCCAATCAGAGGAAAGCCAGCTGTATGCCTTCTGACAAAGGTGAACttagacgaaagttggttgtggcacctgTAA